A window of Theropithecus gelada isolate Dixy chromosome 14, Tgel_1.0, whole genome shotgun sequence contains these coding sequences:
- the LOC112606632 gene encoding NXPE family member 1 isoform X1 has product MKISMINYKSLWALLFILASWITFTVFQNSTKLWSTLNLSISIHYWNNSTKSVFPKTSPIPLKSLTETELRIKEIIEKLDQQIPPRPFTHVNTTTSATHSIATILNPQDTYCRGDQLDILLEVRDHLGHRKQYGGDFLRARMSSPALMAGASGKVTDFNNGTYRVSFTLFWEGQVSLSLLLIHPSEGASALWRARNQGYNKIIFKGKFVNGTSHVFTECGLTLNSSAELCEYLDNRDQEAFYCVKPQHMPCEALTHMTTRNREISYLTDKEKSLFHRSKVGVEMMKDQKHIDVANCNKSEKIEEKCQVGMKPPVPGGYTLQRKWITTFCNQVQLDTIKINGCLKGKLIYLLGDSTLRQWIYYLPKVVKTLKFFDLHETGIFKKHLLLDAERHTQIQWKKHNYPFVTFQLYSLIDHDYIPREIDRLSGDKNTAIVITFGQHFRPFPIDVFIRRAIGVRKAIERLFLRSPTTKVIIKTENIREMHIDTERLGDFHGYIQYLIMKDIFKDLNVGIIDAWDMTIAYDTNTVHPPDHVIGNQINMFLNYIC; this is encoded by the exons CTTTGGTCTACTCTAAACTTATCCATCTCCATCCATTACTGGAACAACTCCACAAAGTCCGTATTCCCTAAAACATCACCGATACCATTAAAGTCACTAACAGAGACTGAACTCAGAATAAAGGAAATCATAGAGAAACTAGATCAGCAGATCCCACCCAGACCTTTCACCCATGTGAACACCACCACCAGCGCCACACACAGCATAGCCACCATCCTCAACCCTCAAGATACGTACTGCAGGGGGGATCAGCTGGACATCCTTCTGGAAGTGAGGGACCACCTGGGACACAGGAAGCAATATGGTGGGGATTTCCTGAGGGCCAGGATGTCCTCCCCAGCCCTGATGGCAGGTGCTTCGGGAAAGGTGACTGACTTCAACAATGGCACCTACCGGGTCAGCTTCACTCTGTTCTGGGAGGGCCAGGTCTCCCTGTCTCTGCTGCTCATCCATCCCAGTGAAGGGGCATCGGCTCTCTGGAGGGCAAGGAACCAAGgctataataaaattattttcaaaggtaAATTTGTTAATGGCACCTCTCATGTCTTCACTGAATGTGGCCTGACCCTAAACTCAAGTGCTGAACTCTGTGAATATCTGGATAACAGAGACCAAGAAGCCTTCTATTGTGTGAAGCCTCAACACATGCCCTGTGAGGCTCTGACCCACATGACCACCCGGAATAGAGAGATATCTTATCTTACAGACAAGGAAAAGAGCCTTTTCCACAG gtccAAAGTGGGAGTTGAAATGATGAAGGATCAGAAACACATTGATGTCGCTAATTGTAACA AGAgtgaaaaaatagaagagaaatgcCAAGTTGGAATGAAGCCTCCTGTCCCTGGTGGTTATACTTTACAAAGAAAATGGATAACAACATTTTGCAACCAGGTTCAGTTAGACACAATTAAGATAAACGGCTGTTTGAAAGGCAAACTCATTTACCTCCTGGGAGATTCTACGCTACGTCAGTGGATCTACTACTTACCCAAAGTTGTAAAAA cACTAAAGTTTTTTGATCTTCATGAAACTggaatttttaagaaacatttgcTTCTGGATGCAGAAAGACACACTCAGATTCAATGGAAAAAACATAACTATCCCTTCGTCACTTTCCAGCTCTACTCTCTAATAGATCATGATTATATCCCTCGGGAAATTGACCGGCTATCAGGTGACAAAAACACAGCCATCGTCATCACCTTTGGCCAGCACTTCAGGCCGTTTCCCATTGACGTTTTTATTCGCAGGGCCATTGGTGTCCGAAAGGCTATTGAAAGACTGTTCCTAAGAAGCCCAACCACTAAAGTGATTATTAAGACAGAAAACATCAGGGAGATGCACATAGACACAGAGAGGCTTGGAGACTTCCATGGTTATATTCAATATCTTATCATGAAGGATATTTTCAAAGACCTCAACGTGGGCATCATTGATGCCTGGGACATGACCATTGCATATGACACTAATACTGTCCACCCACCTGATCATGTGATTGGAAATCAGATTAACATGTTCTTAAACTACATTTGCTAA